One stretch of Triticum dicoccoides isolate Atlit2015 ecotype Zavitan unplaced genomic scaffold, WEW_v2.0 scaffold228193, whole genome shotgun sequence DNA includes these proteins:
- the LOC119345345 gene encoding uncharacterized protein LOC119345345, with translation MGSGKKRAALASLFGFKNKREEEEEATAATRQQHDVAAAPQQRYHHIHRVRPSDDDDYTRHWYAERDIDRKASEFIDKVHRRMLANEQDG, from the coding sequence ATGGGGAgtgggaagaagagggcggcgCTTGCATCCCTGTTCGGGTTCAAGaacaagagggaggaggaggaggaggccacggcGGCGACGCGGCAGCAGCATGAtgtggcggcggcaccgcagcagaGGTACCATCACATTCACAGGGTGCGGCCGAGTGACGACGACGACTACACCCGGCACTGGTACGCCGAGCGCGACATCGACCGGAAGGCGTCCGAGTTCATCGACAAGGTCCACCGCCGGATGCTCGCCAACGAGCAAGACGGATAG